The Gouania willdenowi chromosome 20, fGouWil2.1, whole genome shotgun sequence genome window below encodes:
- the LOC114454235 gene encoding zinc transporter ZIP12-like isoform X1 codes for MKILSSAPRLLLLLHICLPVCGQESPGQEKGYLPDVLRALNLALGLRNERQLEKSKTNILINTLFHAVHCAERTSQESCAKCLTPDVALSALEDEGMPYLTEVDFQRISTVFLYYIINLEDLCTLHSSPSSSSPTGNLEFYLLALTSLHPTENSHFLSASETGSILQLINQHYNPVTSTSDLKCLDVTHILDFVGINESPGADMSTVPKLAAAIISHILQGHCFQSRNLPPAAFFTDYIFKSLNQTSNLEMIDLEELLHQLGVGREGTTYSHHERKRRSITGHSGHSLEECNHETRGSSRDWAQMCFSADQLMDIFALDPHLPISKEHFGQICPAIIQQLLGNVCESSDHEAGGSPPTALEKYGYSTAAVLLITVGSMFGICLIFFNSCQETYTLILQLFVGLAVGTLSGDALLHLIPQILDLHNDAHGHDEEQSSSEKEYLWKILGMIGGIYAFFLMEKIFSFFVPSHSHGHSNGLSMEKNGIIQSQRGKSNTRGKSISTIQLGSVDDVECTEISPEPADTPKPKHQRPGIPLLAVMVIVGDSLHNFADGLVIGAAFSSSAETGMATTVAILCHEIPHEMGDFAVLLSSGLSVKNAVLMNFLSALTAFMGLYIGLFVSSDTEVQQWIFSVTAGIFLYLSLVEMLPEMCRVKTKRPCLLFILQNLGLLMGWACLLLLALFEHELKF; via the exons ATGAAGATTCTGAGCAGTGCTCCACGTTTGCTACTGCTGCTACATATTTGTCTGCCGGTGTGTGGGCAGGAGTCGCCAGGCCAGGAGAAAGGGTACCTGCCGGACGTTCTCAGGGCATTAAACTTGGCCCTGGGGTTGAGAAATGAGCGTCAGCTTGAGAAGAGCAAAACAAACATCCTGATCAACACGCTGTTCCACGCGGTGCATTGTGCAGAGCGAACCTCCCAAGAATCATGTGCAAAA TGTCTGACCCCAGACGTTGCACTCTCTGCATTGGAGGATGAGGGGATGCCATATCTCACCGAGGTGGATTTCCAAAGGATTTCAACGGTTTTCCTGTACTATATCATTAATCTGGAAGATCTTTGCACTCTCCACTCCTCTCCGTCCTCCTCATCGCCTACTGGGAACCTCGAATTTTACCTTCTGGCCCTCACCAGCCTACATCCAACTGAAAACAGCCACTTCCTGTCAGCCAGTGAAACAGGAAGTATTCTGCAGCTCATCAACCAGCACTACAATCCTGTTACATCCACCTCTGACTTGAAA TGCCTTGATGTCACTCATATTCTGGATTTTGTTGGCATTAATGAAAGTCCAGGTGCTGACATGTCCACCGTGCCAAAACTGGCTGCGGCAATCATCAGCCATATTTTGCAGGGCCACTGTTTCCAAAGTCGGAACCTCCCACCTGCTGCCTTCTTTACAGACTACATCTTCAAGTCTCTCAATCAAACCAGTAATCTGGAAATGATTG ACTTGGAAGAGTTGCTTCATCAGTTAGGCGTAGGACGCGAAGGTACCACCTACTCTCATCatgagaggaaaaggaggagcATAACAGGACATAGTGGACATTCATTAGAGGAATGCAACCATGAAACCAGGGGATCAAGCAGGGATTGGGCACAG ATGTGTTTTTCAGCTGATCAATTAATGGATATTTTTGCTCTGGATCCACATTTGCCAATTTCCAAGGAGCACTTTGGACAAATTTGTCCAGCCATCATCCAGCAGTTGCTAGGCAATGTCTGTGAGTCTTCAGATCATGAAGCTGGAGGATCTCCACCCACTGCTCTGGAGA AGTATGGCTATAGTACAGCAGCCGTCCTGCTCATCACTGTGGGCTCCATGTTCGGCATCTGCCTGATTTTCTTCAACTCCTGCCAGGAAACCTACACGCTTATCCTACAGCTGTTTGTAGGTTTGGCAGTAGGGACGCTTTCTGGAGACGCCCTCCTGCACCTCATACCACAG atcCTTGACCTTCACAATGATGCTCACGGTCATGATGAGGAGCAGAGCAGTTCAGAAAAGGAGTATCTATGGAAGATTCTGGGAATGATTGGTGGCATTTACGCCTTTTTCCTGatggaaaaaatattttcattttttgttccttCTCACAGCCAT GGTCACTCCAATGGTCTTTCTATGGAAAAAAACGGCATCATTCAGTCCCAAAGGGGAAAGTccaacacaagaggaaagtctATCTCCACCATACAGCTG GGATCTGTAGATGATGTGGAGTGTACAGAGATTTCTCCTGAACCTGCAGACACTCCGAAGCCCAAACATCAGA GGCCAGGGATTCCCCTGCTGGCAGTGATGGTAATCGTGGGAGACAGTCTTCATAACTTTGCCGATGGCCTTGTTATCGGGGCAGCTTTCTCCTCTTCGGCTGAGACTGGCATGGCGACCACCGTGGCCATCCTGTGCCATGAGATCCCACATGAGATGG GAGACTTTGCCGTGTTGCTCAGTTCAGGACTCTCAGTGAAGAATGCGGTGCTGATGAACTTTCTCAGTGCACTCACTGCTTTCATGGGACTTTACATTGGACTCTTCGTCTCCTCTGACACAGAAGTACAGCAGTGGATCTTTTCTGTTACTGCGGGGATTTTCCTCTACTTGTCACTTGTAGAAATG CTTCCAGAGATGTGTCGAGTGAAGACCAAACGACCCTGTCTCCTGTTTATTTTGCAGAACCTGGGTCTCCTGATGGGCTGGGCCTGTCTTTTGTTGCTTGCACTTTTTGAACACGAACTTAAATTCTGA
- the LOC114454235 gene encoding zinc transporter ZIP12-like isoform X3, which translates to MCKNLEELLHQLGVGREGTTYSHHERKRRSITGHSGHSLEECNHETRGSSRDWAQMCFSADQLMDIFALDPHLPISKEHFGQICPAIIQQLLGNVCESSDHEAGGSPPTALEKYGYSTAAVLLITVGSMFGICLIFFNSCQETYTLILQLFVGLAVGTLSGDALLHLIPQILDLHNDAHGHDEEQSSSEKEYLWKILGMIGGIYAFFLMEKIFSFFVPSHSHGHSNGLSMEKNGIIQSQRGKSNTRGKSISTIQLGSVDDVECTEISPEPADTPKPKHQRPGIPLLAVMVIVGDSLHNFADGLVIGAAFSSSAETGMATTVAILCHEIPHEMGDFAVLLSSGLSVKNAVLMNFLSALTAFMGLYIGLFVSSDTEVQQWIFSVTAGIFLYLSLVEMLPEMCRVKTKRPCLLFILQNLGLLMGWACLLLLALFEHELKF; encoded by the exons ATGTGCAAAA ACTTGGAAGAGTTGCTTCATCAGTTAGGCGTAGGACGCGAAGGTACCACCTACTCTCATCatgagaggaaaaggaggagcATAACAGGACATAGTGGACATTCATTAGAGGAATGCAACCATGAAACCAGGGGATCAAGCAGGGATTGGGCACAG ATGTGTTTTTCAGCTGATCAATTAATGGATATTTTTGCTCTGGATCCACATTTGCCAATTTCCAAGGAGCACTTTGGACAAATTTGTCCAGCCATCATCCAGCAGTTGCTAGGCAATGTCTGTGAGTCTTCAGATCATGAAGCTGGAGGATCTCCACCCACTGCTCTGGAGA AGTATGGCTATAGTACAGCAGCCGTCCTGCTCATCACTGTGGGCTCCATGTTCGGCATCTGCCTGATTTTCTTCAACTCCTGCCAGGAAACCTACACGCTTATCCTACAGCTGTTTGTAGGTTTGGCAGTAGGGACGCTTTCTGGAGACGCCCTCCTGCACCTCATACCACAG atcCTTGACCTTCACAATGATGCTCACGGTCATGATGAGGAGCAGAGCAGTTCAGAAAAGGAGTATCTATGGAAGATTCTGGGAATGATTGGTGGCATTTACGCCTTTTTCCTGatggaaaaaatattttcattttttgttccttCTCACAGCCAT GGTCACTCCAATGGTCTTTCTATGGAAAAAAACGGCATCATTCAGTCCCAAAGGGGAAAGTccaacacaagaggaaagtctATCTCCACCATACAGCTG GGATCTGTAGATGATGTGGAGTGTACAGAGATTTCTCCTGAACCTGCAGACACTCCGAAGCCCAAACATCAGA GGCCAGGGATTCCCCTGCTGGCAGTGATGGTAATCGTGGGAGACAGTCTTCATAACTTTGCCGATGGCCTTGTTATCGGGGCAGCTTTCTCCTCTTCGGCTGAGACTGGCATGGCGACCACCGTGGCCATCCTGTGCCATGAGATCCCACATGAGATGG GAGACTTTGCCGTGTTGCTCAGTTCAGGACTCTCAGTGAAGAATGCGGTGCTGATGAACTTTCTCAGTGCACTCACTGCTTTCATGGGACTTTACATTGGACTCTTCGTCTCCTCTGACACAGAAGTACAGCAGTGGATCTTTTCTGTTACTGCGGGGATTTTCCTCTACTTGTCACTTGTAGAAATG CTTCCAGAGATGTGTCGAGTGAAGACCAAACGACCCTGTCTCCTGTTTATTTTGCAGAACCTGGGTCTCCTGATGGGCTGGGCCTGTCTTTTGTTGCTTGCACTTTTTGAACACGAACTTAAATTCTGA
- the LOC114454235 gene encoding zinc transporter ZIP12-like isoform X2, translating to MSTVPKLAAAIISHILQGHCFQSRNLPPAAFFTDYIFKSLNQTSNLEMIDLEELLHQLGVGREGTTYSHHERKRRSITGHSGHSLEECNHETRGSSRDWAQMCFSADQLMDIFALDPHLPISKEHFGQICPAIIQQLLGNVCESSDHEAGGSPPTALEKYGYSTAAVLLITVGSMFGICLIFFNSCQETYTLILQLFVGLAVGTLSGDALLHLIPQILDLHNDAHGHDEEQSSSEKEYLWKILGMIGGIYAFFLMEKIFSFFVPSHSHGHSNGLSMEKNGIIQSQRGKSNTRGKSISTIQLGSVDDVECTEISPEPADTPKPKHQRPGIPLLAVMVIVGDSLHNFADGLVIGAAFSSSAETGMATTVAILCHEIPHEMGDFAVLLSSGLSVKNAVLMNFLSALTAFMGLYIGLFVSSDTEVQQWIFSVTAGIFLYLSLVEMLPEMCRVKTKRPCLLFILQNLGLLMGWACLLLLALFEHELKF from the exons ATGTCCACCGTGCCAAAACTGGCTGCGGCAATCATCAGCCATATTTTGCAGGGCCACTGTTTCCAAAGTCGGAACCTCCCACCTGCTGCCTTCTTTACAGACTACATCTTCAAGTCTCTCAATCAAACCAGTAATCTGGAAATGATTG ACTTGGAAGAGTTGCTTCATCAGTTAGGCGTAGGACGCGAAGGTACCACCTACTCTCATCatgagaggaaaaggaggagcATAACAGGACATAGTGGACATTCATTAGAGGAATGCAACCATGAAACCAGGGGATCAAGCAGGGATTGGGCACAG ATGTGTTTTTCAGCTGATCAATTAATGGATATTTTTGCTCTGGATCCACATTTGCCAATTTCCAAGGAGCACTTTGGACAAATTTGTCCAGCCATCATCCAGCAGTTGCTAGGCAATGTCTGTGAGTCTTCAGATCATGAAGCTGGAGGATCTCCACCCACTGCTCTGGAGA AGTATGGCTATAGTACAGCAGCCGTCCTGCTCATCACTGTGGGCTCCATGTTCGGCATCTGCCTGATTTTCTTCAACTCCTGCCAGGAAACCTACACGCTTATCCTACAGCTGTTTGTAGGTTTGGCAGTAGGGACGCTTTCTGGAGACGCCCTCCTGCACCTCATACCACAG atcCTTGACCTTCACAATGATGCTCACGGTCATGATGAGGAGCAGAGCAGTTCAGAAAAGGAGTATCTATGGAAGATTCTGGGAATGATTGGTGGCATTTACGCCTTTTTCCTGatggaaaaaatattttcattttttgttccttCTCACAGCCAT GGTCACTCCAATGGTCTTTCTATGGAAAAAAACGGCATCATTCAGTCCCAAAGGGGAAAGTccaacacaagaggaaagtctATCTCCACCATACAGCTG GGATCTGTAGATGATGTGGAGTGTACAGAGATTTCTCCTGAACCTGCAGACACTCCGAAGCCCAAACATCAGA GGCCAGGGATTCCCCTGCTGGCAGTGATGGTAATCGTGGGAGACAGTCTTCATAACTTTGCCGATGGCCTTGTTATCGGGGCAGCTTTCTCCTCTTCGGCTGAGACTGGCATGGCGACCACCGTGGCCATCCTGTGCCATGAGATCCCACATGAGATGG GAGACTTTGCCGTGTTGCTCAGTTCAGGACTCTCAGTGAAGAATGCGGTGCTGATGAACTTTCTCAGTGCACTCACTGCTTTCATGGGACTTTACATTGGACTCTTCGTCTCCTCTGACACAGAAGTACAGCAGTGGATCTTTTCTGTTACTGCGGGGATTTTCCTCTACTTGTCACTTGTAGAAATG CTTCCAGAGATGTGTCGAGTGAAGACCAAACGACCCTGTCTCCTGTTTATTTTGCAGAACCTGGGTCTCCTGATGGGCTGGGCCTGTCTTTTGTTGCTTGCACTTTTTGAACACGAACTTAAATTCTGA
- the LOC114454235 gene encoding zinc transporter ZIP12-like isoform X4: MCFSADQLMDIFALDPHLPISKEHFGQICPAIIQQLLGNVCESSDHEAGGSPPTALEKYGYSTAAVLLITVGSMFGICLIFFNSCQETYTLILQLFVGLAVGTLSGDALLHLIPQILDLHNDAHGHDEEQSSSEKEYLWKILGMIGGIYAFFLMEKIFSFFVPSHSHGHSNGLSMEKNGIIQSQRGKSNTRGKSISTIQLGSVDDVECTEISPEPADTPKPKHQRPGIPLLAVMVIVGDSLHNFADGLVIGAAFSSSAETGMATTVAILCHEIPHEMGDFAVLLSSGLSVKNAVLMNFLSALTAFMGLYIGLFVSSDTEVQQWIFSVTAGIFLYLSLVEMLPEMCRVKTKRPCLLFILQNLGLLMGWACLLLLALFEHELKF; this comes from the exons ATGTGTTTTTCAGCTGATCAATTAATGGATATTTTTGCTCTGGATCCACATTTGCCAATTTCCAAGGAGCACTTTGGACAAATTTGTCCAGCCATCATCCAGCAGTTGCTAGGCAATGTCTGTGAGTCTTCAGATCATGAAGCTGGAGGATCTCCACCCACTGCTCTGGAGA AGTATGGCTATAGTACAGCAGCCGTCCTGCTCATCACTGTGGGCTCCATGTTCGGCATCTGCCTGATTTTCTTCAACTCCTGCCAGGAAACCTACACGCTTATCCTACAGCTGTTTGTAGGTTTGGCAGTAGGGACGCTTTCTGGAGACGCCCTCCTGCACCTCATACCACAG atcCTTGACCTTCACAATGATGCTCACGGTCATGATGAGGAGCAGAGCAGTTCAGAAAAGGAGTATCTATGGAAGATTCTGGGAATGATTGGTGGCATTTACGCCTTTTTCCTGatggaaaaaatattttcattttttgttccttCTCACAGCCAT GGTCACTCCAATGGTCTTTCTATGGAAAAAAACGGCATCATTCAGTCCCAAAGGGGAAAGTccaacacaagaggaaagtctATCTCCACCATACAGCTG GGATCTGTAGATGATGTGGAGTGTACAGAGATTTCTCCTGAACCTGCAGACACTCCGAAGCCCAAACATCAGA GGCCAGGGATTCCCCTGCTGGCAGTGATGGTAATCGTGGGAGACAGTCTTCATAACTTTGCCGATGGCCTTGTTATCGGGGCAGCTTTCTCCTCTTCGGCTGAGACTGGCATGGCGACCACCGTGGCCATCCTGTGCCATGAGATCCCACATGAGATGG GAGACTTTGCCGTGTTGCTCAGTTCAGGACTCTCAGTGAAGAATGCGGTGCTGATGAACTTTCTCAGTGCACTCACTGCTTTCATGGGACTTTACATTGGACTCTTCGTCTCCTCTGACACAGAAGTACAGCAGTGGATCTTTTCTGTTACTGCGGGGATTTTCCTCTACTTGTCACTTGTAGAAATG CTTCCAGAGATGTGTCGAGTGAAGACCAAACGACCCTGTCTCCTGTTTATTTTGCAGAACCTGGGTCTCCTGATGGGCTGGGCCTGTCTTTTGTTGCTTGCACTTTTTGAACACGAACTTAAATTCTGA